A single Triticum dicoccoides isolate Atlit2015 ecotype Zavitan chromosome 2A, WEW_v2.0, whole genome shotgun sequence DNA region contains:
- the LOC119352200 gene encoding uncharacterized protein LOC119352200 encodes MATDGVSRLSVGVSVMVALSLAVFLTIVILLLADLFCSHLRRRRLRADAIEAPPHKWPKHGHGGAGSSSPPHITGTADDASVSTTARGALTSTPPFYYAHGVMCAPTRKDLLLAIPRLEAAVWRWSPARRSSPSPSPPRSDEPTARGSSSSAHSDGLMYISNPVYERGAAAGHGHDTPFETPDASPSRCGITEEERGDGAFSPPLPMMRKLPPLGVLACPPPAVFDGRPPVTLWPGTVADANRASSSSSNFTARFFSS; translated from the coding sequence ATGGCGACCGACGGGGTGTCGAGGCTGAGCGTGGGGGTGAGCGTCATGGTGGCGCTCAGCCTGGCCGTCTTCCTCACCATcgtcatcctcctcctcgccgACCTCTTCTGctcccacctccgccgccgccgcctccgcgcggaCGCCATCGAGGCGCCGCCGCACAAGTGGCCGAAGCACGGCCATGGGGGCGCGGGGTCCTCGTCCCCGCCGCACATTACCGGCACGGCCGACGACGCGTCCGTGTCCACCACGGCGCGCGGGGCGCTCACCAGCACCCCGCCCTTCTACTACGCGCACGGCGTCATGTGCGCGCCCACCCGCAAGGACCTGCTCCTCGCCATCCCCAGGCTGGAGGCCGCCGTGTGGCGGTGGTCGCCCGCGCGCCgctcctcgccctcgccctcgccgccgcggTCCGACGAGCCCACCGCccgcggctcctcctcctccgctcacaGCGACGGCCTCATGTACATCTCCAACCCGGTGTACGAGCGGGGCGCCGCCGCCGGGCACGGGCACGACACGCCGTTCGAGACACCGGACGCCTCGCCGTCGCGGTGCGGGATCACGGAGGAGGAGCGGGGGGACGGGGCGTTCTCGCCGCCGCTGCCCATGATGAGGAAGCTCCCGCCGCTGGGCGTGCTGGCGTGCCCCCCGCCTGCGGTCTTCGACGGCCGGCCGCCGGTGACGCTGTGGCCCGGCACGGTCGCCGACGCCAACCgggcctcgtcgtcgtcgtccAACTTCACCGCGCGCTTCTTCTCCTCGTAG